AAGAGTGAAAGCGACACTGGCAACAAGGGATGTTAACACCCATAAGGGAGGAGCGGGAAAGGCATTAGTCATAGGAGGCTCATCTGCTATGACAGGAGCCCCTACGATGACAGCCCAATCGTGTCTTCGTTCAGGAGCAGGGCTCGTCACGATGGCTGTGCCAGAAAGTATTCACGATGTGGTGACGCAACATATTATGGAAAGCATGTTTGCTTCCTTAAGTGATGCCCAAGGTGAAATTACGAATGAGTCCTTAAAACAAATCAATTATACTGAATATGATGGCATTGCTCTTGGACCTGGGATGGGAAGAAAACATCGCTTAACCTTGTATGAGCGGTTTAAAGACGTACCAGGTTATCTCGTGATCGATGCAGATGGGCTTTATCACCTCCATGATGACTTATCGTCTTGGCGTGGCGGGCATCGACTAGGCCCTACGATCATCACACCTCATTCAGGTGAAATGGCAAGGTTGACTGGTTGTTCAGTGAAAGAGGTTGAGGCCCACCGTTTCACGTTATCAAAGGCATTTGCGAAAGATTATAACATGTATGTCATATTAAAAGGGCCGTATACGATCGTCACGACACCTAGTGGCGACCAATGGGTGAACACGTCGGGAAATGCCTCTCTTGCAAAAGGAGGGACTGGTGACACATTAACAGGCATTATTTTGGGCCTTCTTCTACAGCATAAAAACATAGAGGACGCCTTATGCAATGCTGTTTATGTTCATGGCAAAGCAGCTGATCATTTGTTAGACACGCATGATATGTTTAGTGTGAACGCGACCGATCTCATCTCCGTATTGCCTAGAGTGCTAAAATTACTCCGTTATTAATGCATGATATTCCCCTCCTTTGTCGTCGAAATGACACAGAGGGGTTGAGTAAATGAAGAAAATCCTATGGTTGATTATGTCAGTCGTTATGACAACAGCGATATTAACAGCGTGTGGGGAGAAAACTCAGGAGGATGTTATCTCAGATCTAGAGAGAAACCTCGATGAACTGACAGGTTATAAAACAAAGGCATCAATGACGTTACAAACAGGGGAAGAACCACAGGTTTATGATGTAGAAGTCTGGTTCAAAAGCCCCTCCTTCTATAGAGTAGCCTTAAATCATACTGAAAAAGACCAAAGCCAAATTATTTTAAGAAATGAAGAGGGTGTTTTTGTCCTCACGCCTGCATTAAATAAGAGTTTTAGATTCCAATCAGATTGGCCTGAAAATAATAGTCAAGTATACTTGTATGAGTCACTCATGAATGATATTTTAATGGATCCAGAACGGGCTTTTACAGCTACGGAGGATCATTACACATTTCAGACAAATACAAACTACACCAATAAAAATTTAAATCAGCAGGAAGTCCGGCTGAATAAAAAAGATTTAACCCCAGCCTCTGTCAAGGTGATGGATGCTGAGCTCTCTATTTTAGTAGAGGTTGCTTTCGAGGATTTTCAATTGAATGCTGAATTCTCTGAAGGTGATTTTGAAATGGATCGAAACATGACAGGGGCGCAATTAGAGACAGAAGTACCTGCAATGACAGATGAGGAAGAAGTGGATGAGGAGTTTGCTGTTTTTTACCCGATGTATGAGCCACAAGGCACCGCACTTTCTAAATCTGAAGAAGTAGAGACAGACACTGGCTTAAGAGTCGTACTCACCTATGAGGGTGATAAGCCGTTTACCCTCATTCAACAACAAAGCCAGGTAGTTGAAGCGAGTACGCCAATCGACTTAGCGGTTGGAGAACCAGTCGATTTAGGCTTTACCTTTGGTGTGCTAACTGGTGATGACGACTCCTACACAATCTCATGGTCTGTCGAAGGAACGGATTTTTTCCTCGCCTCGGAAACGATTGATAAAGAAGAATTAATGTCAATAGCCCGCAGTGTGTATGGAACACATGAGAAATAAGCGGTAACGCATGGAACCTCCTCTAGGTTTCCATGCGTTTTTGTTTGTTAGACGAAATAGTTACTACTCTACTTTAGGCGAAACGACATTGCCATCTCCCTTACATAAAGCTAAGCTTCAATCAGTGGGCGTTTTCCTTCATCCCCACTGATTGTTCGTTTAACCTATCGGACCTTTAGGGGCAGTTTATCCCCCACCTAAACGTTTCGACCTTCTTAAGTTTTGAGGTGGGGGGGGGTTACTGCCCCTTAAGAGTGGGATAAAGTTAGCCCACACGTAAGCTAGCCTTGCCAAGAATGTGACACGCTAATCCAATAGTTCTTTCGGTGGAAATTGACTTCCTTCATTGACAGGTGAATTTGTTAAGCTAATAATGGAAAAAGAATAAGATATCACCTTAGTTGGAGGACACAGTTGTGAAAGAAGATCAATCATTCTATAGAGATACTTGGGTTGAAGTGAACTTAGACGCCATTTCGGAAAATGTCAAAGCGATTAAAGGGAATTTACCAGAAGGTGTACACGTGATGGCTGTTGTTAAAGCGAATGCATACGGGCACGGGGCTGTAGAGGTGGCAACTGAAGCATTAGCTGCAGGCGCTACCTATTTAGGGGTAGCCATTTTAGATGAAGCCCTCGCTTTGAGACAGGCTGGAATTAAAGCACCTATCCTTGTGTTAGGGCTCGTGCGGCCTGCCGATTGCCAACTGGCCGCTGACAATGATATTGCGCTCACTGTCTTCCAAAAAGACTGGTTCCAAACTGCTGCGGCATACCTTTCTGGTAGGACGCAGTTACGTTGTCATATAAAGATGGATACTGGTATGGGGCGACTCGGGTTGCGAACAGTTGAAGAAATTGATGAGATTATTCCTGCT
The Salipaludibacillus sp. LMS25 DNA segment above includes these coding regions:
- a CDS encoding NAD(P)H-hydrate dehydratase; this encodes MYVVTGEEMHRIDRFTMDEIGLSDHTLMENAGQAVARQLEKMFDQNAHFLVLIGAGNNGGDGFVISRYLQEKGYPVETWVIPPASRIKGTAAHHKHIYEQCGYSFKAYETNNQSFREALATKGIIIDALLGTGVTGKLRSPYDHIIRLVNESGNRIVSVDIPSGLPDSEGGNYTEVIWADDTITLQSLKLTACLYPEGGYYGKVTCVDIGIPNRAFSEQRVTRRLILQERVKATLATRDVNTHKGGAGKALVIGGSSAMTGAPTMTAQSCLRSGAGLVTMAVPESIHDVVTQHIMESMFASLSDAQGEITNESLKQINYTEYDGIALGPGMGRKHRLTLYERFKDVPGYLVIDADGLYHLHDDLSSWRGGHRLGPTIITPHSGEMARLTGCSVKEVEAHRFTLSKAFAKDYNMYVILKGPYTIVTTPSGDQWVNTSGNASLAKGGTGDTLTGIILGLLLQHKNIEDALCNAVYVHGKAADHLLDTHDMFSVNATDLISVLPRVLKLLRY
- a CDS encoding outer membrane lipoprotein carrier protein LolA encodes the protein MKKILWLIMSVVMTTAILTACGEKTQEDVISDLERNLDELTGYKTKASMTLQTGEEPQVYDVEVWFKSPSFYRVALNHTEKDQSQIILRNEEGVFVLTPALNKSFRFQSDWPENNSQVYLYESLMNDILMDPERAFTATEDHYTFQTNTNYTNKNLNQQEVRLNKKDLTPASVKVMDAELSILVEVAFEDFQLNAEFSEGDFEMDRNMTGAQLETEVPAMTDEEEVDEEFAVFYPMYEPQGTALSKSEEVETDTGLRVVLTYEGDKPFTLIQQQSQVVEASTPIDLAVGEPVDLGFTFGVLTGDDDSYTISWSVEGTDFFLASETIDKEELMSIARSVYGTHEK